The DNA region CTCTACCTCCTCATACTCTCCTCGCACGGtgaaacaaaacaaaaagagaaattCAAAAAAGCAACTGCAATCGCTGGCTAGTCCTGTCGTTTCAATAGACGCTACCGCTACACCGCGAGGGACCGCAGAATGATGgagcctttttttttttctttacacACACACAACGCAACGATAGCATAAGTTTGACTTCGAGCTGACCTttgttttctctcttttgATTTACGACTACAGTCCTATAGAGAGGATCGACCTGATTTAGATCTGTAATTCCCCTTATTCTGGAATATTTGGGCGATGCGAAGGATTGATTGCTGACCGGCTGGAGTAGTGATTGGGTCCACGACAAGTACGAAGATGATCGAGAGGGTATGTTTTGGTCGATGTGGTGATAATGTTTTGGTGCGGTGTTGACTGTTTTCTAGCTCGCCCGTCCCGTGGTCAGAGACGTACGAGAGGTGATCGTTACTCGCCAGATCCTGACCGGTATGCATTCTCCGGTCAATGTCTGCATTCGGGTTGGAGGTAGCTAATCCATGACAGTATCTCTGCATTAACGAAGATTCGTGTCGAGAACCTCCACTACGACATCACAGAAACTGATCTCGAGGTTCGTCGTTACTCGACACCACCGTATGCGTATCACGCTAACCGGCCAAGGACCTATTCACTCGAATCGGACCCATCCTCGACCTCTCCCTGGTGTACGACCGCGCCGGCCGCTCCGAAGGCGTCGCCTACGTAACCTACAACCGCCTCAGCGACGCCAAAACCGCAATTGGCGAATTTGACGGCGCAAACGCAAAAGGCCAACCCATCCGCCTCACACTCGTTCCCGGTGGCGGAGGCAGAGGAAGACAGGACCGCAATCCTTTCGACAATGTGGAGAGACCGCGAGGCAGTCTTCTCGACCGCGTCGAACGGCCCCGGGATTCTCGCAGTTTGAGCCCGGAGGGCGCCGAGGGCGGACGACGCCGGCGCGGCCGTGGCGGTGCTGGGGCTGGACCTGCTGGTCGTCGCAGTGACGTCTCCAAGCCACCGCCGGAGCACATCGATCGCTACGTCCCCGGCCAAGGCCGACGATCGCCGACACGCAGGAATGGAGGGGATGGCCGGCGACGTGGAGGAGGTCGTCGCGAGGACGGGAACAAGACGGCTAATGGCAGGCCTCGCAAGACGCAGGAGGAGCTTGAccaggagatggaggattaTTGGGGCGGTTCCGCGAATGCTGGAGCCGGGGCTGCGGATCAGGAGGCTGCTCAAGATGAGCCGCAGCAGGTTGCGCCTGCTACtacggctgctgctggggaTGACGACGTGGATATGATTGAGTAGAGATGCAGCGCCGTTTACGatcttttttgttttattCTCCGGTTCTGTCATGTCGATTGGTTTAAACAGGTAGATTCCAACTTACTTATTTGGGTTTGGTTAATTTGACTTCATTGTAATAGTATTCACCACTAGTATTAGCTGCGCAATACAGGAATATGCATATTCATGGGTATTTCAGCACTCTGGCATCATTCACACCGTACCATAATTCATCAACAAGAGACCGCCCCGCAAGGCTGTCCTGTCTACCGCCACAACCCATAAGACTCCCGACAAGCCTTCCACAACTTGATAGTCCCATCCTCACTCCCAGTCCCATACAGCTTCCCATCCGGCGAGAAACTAACAGACCAAATTGGCCCGTGATGCCCCTTCTGAACCTCCAACTCCTGTCCCGTATGCAAATCGTAAACACGCGCCCATGTATCCTCCGCACTACCCGTGACCAATTTTCCGGACTCGCTGTTCACAGCCACGCTTGCCACGTCGTATGAGAAATCGATTTTCTTCAGCATTTGGCCCGGGCTCATGCCGTCGAACAGGTATACGGATTTGCCGGCGGCCACGGAGAGAATACCAGGGTCGTTGGGGCGAAAGGCGAGACTGTTGAGCTCACAGCTACCGATTGGTCCGTCGACGGTGTATTCGAGGACAGGATGTCGGGAGCGGAGGTCCCACCAGCGGATTTTGCGGTCTtcggcggcggtggtgagGATATTGTAGTCTTTGTTCCAGATAATGGATTTGATGGTGCCACCGTGGACGCCCGGGCCGATTTCGTAGCTTGTTGGGTCGGTGTTGGGTTGGGTTCCtgtgggggaggaggaggtgctGTTGTCGCCGCCGCGGGTGAGGTCGAAGATGCGGAGTTTCTTTTCCACGCCTCCCGTGGCTAGGACTTGAGGGTTTGGTTGGATGGGGAATGCCACTGCGCGGCATATGTGGGCGTGCTGCAGGGTGTGGAGAGATTCGCCGGTGTGGGTGTCCCAGACCTTGCTGTGTGATTTGTTAGAGGTTGTCCGAACATGAGGTGACGCAACTTACGCTGAGAAATCTGCTGCTGCGGTAGCTGCTATGTTGGCGTCCACGGAGAGTCGAGCTTGCCAGACGGCTCCTTTGTGGCCGAAGAAGGTACCGATCCTAAGATAGAGCATCAGCAGGGCATTCATTTATCGTGATATGAAGATAAGACCAACCAATCACCAGTAATGCCATCCCGGAGCATAGGGTTGTTGTCTACAACGGTTATTTCTTGACATGAGCCACCAGAAAGAGAGACCTACCCTTGCAAGCTGAAATAAGGTAGTATTGATCATCTTCAACGGTGGAAGAGAAGTTGATGTGTGGCACAGGACGAGAATGTCCGTGACAGGTTAGAGGTACCACCTTCGGGATGTCTAAACAACGGTCAGTCGCAGTTGAACCTCAACCTCGGGAGTCAACTCACCCGAAGCCATTTCAGAATGTGAGATTTTGAGATTGAAGAAACAAAGGTTTGAATACTTCAATTAAAGACAGAATCGCGTCCAATTCCAGAGTCGGTCAAAGGAACGATCGATCTTGTTTTCAGCACGGAGCACCACACGGACCCAGTATATCAAGTACAGAAAGTCAAATGAATGGCCGTAAGTAAACCGAACAGATACGTCGAAACAGCGAGAGATATATGCAGAAAGGATAAAAGGAAATTCGTCAGGTTCGTCAATTCATCAACAGGACTGCGGGGGGAGCAAACGGATGAAGAGAAGGGAAAATGAGAAAATAACACGGGAAGAAAGGGCAAAAAGAGACTGAACGGACGGAACACCCAGTCCTTGGAGGATTATCGAGTATTATTGACAGAGAAAGCAGAAACAACAGGGACTCGGC from Aspergillus chevalieri M1 DNA, chromosome 2, nearly complete sequence includes:
- a CDS encoding putative RNA binding protein (COG:A;~EggNog:ENOG410PQ3J;~InterPro:IPR000504,IPR025715,IPR035979,IPR012677;~PFAM:PF13865,PF00076;~go_function: GO:0003676 - nucleic acid binding [Evidence IEA]); protein product: MDRTLDEIIAERPQRQSQNQNRGGRRPQGRRRDGVKKSYREDRPDLDLDWVHDKYEDDREARPSRGQRRTRGDRYSPDPDRISALTKIRVENLHYDITETDLEDLFTRIGPILDLSLVYDRAGRSEGVAYVTYNRLSDAKTAIGEFDGANAKGQPIRLTLVPGGGGRGRQDRNPFDNVERPRGSLLDRVERPRDSRSLSPEGAEGGRRRRGRGGAGAGPAGRRSDVSKPPPEHIDRYVPGQGRRSPTRRNGGDGRRRGGGRREDGNKTANGRPRKTQEELDQEMEDYWGGSANAGAGAADQEAAQDEPQQVAPATTAAAGDDDVDMIE
- a CDS encoding WD40 repeat domain-containing protein (COG:I;~EggNog:ENOG410PHGQ;~InterPro:IPR036322,IPR015943,IPR019775,IPR001680, IPR017986;~PFAM:PF00400;~go_function: GO:0005515 - protein binding [Evidence IEA]): MASDIPKVVPLTCHGHSRPVPHINFSSTVEDDQYYLISACKDNNPMLRDGITGDWIGTFFGHKGAVWQARLSVDANIAATAAADFSAKVWDTHTGESLHTLQHAHICRAVAFPIQPNPQVLATGGVEKKLRIFDLTRGGDNSTSSSPTGTQPNTDPTSYEIGPGVHGGTIKSIIWNKDYNILTTAAEDRKIRWWDLRSRHPVLEYTVDGPIGSCELNSLAFRPNDPGILSVAAGKSVYLFDGMSPGQMLKKIDFSYDVASVAVNSESGKLVTGSAEDTWARVYDLHTGQELEVQKGHHGPIWSVSFSPDGKLYGTGSEDGTIKLWKACRESYGLWR